One Pseudomonadota bacterium DNA window includes the following coding sequences:
- a CDS encoding protein kinase → MGTVYEAVHTDLKKRVAFKALHTAYADSSQTRLRFLQEGELASRIRHPNVVEIFDVGVENKTPYLVMELLEGEDLASLLERKNRLSPSQIAHVLLPVVAAVATVHDEGILHRDLKPENIFLARHRHGIVQPKLLDFGISKLTDKKSALSLTLGATVVGTPQYMSPEQLTNSKTIDARTDQYSLGVIMYECATGKRPFEGDTLYTLMHNIVAGNFAQPTSLRPELPADFETMILRAMGGDAQDRYPNLISVGRVLLQFAGQRDRAVWAPAFGQGRASGTPLHPSLAPGELSGLDAEQQPAVRAPAERLNKPDHDVPRLDTHELELPGRVPRRRVPLALVAGTLTVVGAGATAMLLSHSKGEPSATAAPDTRRVFRAEVRAVPAHARMELDGRSMGYGSLAAQLAVDGTEHTLRVSADGFEPQELKFRDQPPPRNITLSRRLPPGAGLSAPSFGADDRANNPAARRAPEDSSGTQQESQTERGKRGLARLTESGNDAGGRLRRRATPAPPDESQQGSARARTRDEHNREARARDRYAEAEPPTELEPAPLPEPEPPPQVETSANQAPILE, encoded by the coding sequence ATGGGTACGGTCTACGAAGCGGTACACACGGACCTGAAAAAGCGAGTCGCATTCAAGGCCCTGCACACGGCCTACGCCGATAGCTCGCAAACGCGCCTGCGTTTCCTTCAGGAGGGCGAGCTCGCGTCGCGCATCCGGCACCCGAACGTGGTGGAGATCTTCGACGTCGGTGTGGAGAACAAGACGCCGTACCTCGTCATGGAGCTCCTCGAGGGTGAGGACCTGGCGTCGCTCCTAGAGCGCAAGAACCGCCTGTCGCCATCGCAGATCGCGCACGTTTTGCTGCCGGTCGTGGCCGCGGTGGCTACGGTGCACGACGAGGGCATTCTGCACCGCGATCTGAAGCCCGAGAATATCTTCCTGGCCCGCCACCGGCACGGCATCGTGCAGCCCAAGCTGCTCGATTTCGGGATCTCGAAGCTGACGGACAAGAAGTCCGCGCTTTCGTTGACCCTCGGAGCCACGGTCGTGGGCACGCCGCAGTACATGTCACCCGAACAGCTGACCAACTCGAAGACGATCGACGCGCGTACGGATCAGTACTCGCTGGGTGTGATCATGTACGAGTGTGCGACGGGTAAGAGGCCGTTCGAGGGCGATACGCTCTATACCCTGATGCACAACATCGTGGCGGGCAACTTCGCCCAGCCCACCTCGTTGCGGCCAGAGCTGCCGGCCGACTTCGAAACCATGATCCTACGCGCCATGGGAGGTGACGCGCAGGACCGCTATCCGAACCTAATCAGCGTGGGGCGCGTTCTTCTTCAGTTTGCAGGCCAGCGCGACCGAGCGGTGTGGGCGCCGGCTTTCGGCCAAGGGCGCGCGTCGGGCACGCCCCTGCACCCGTCGCTGGCGCCCGGGGAGCTGTCGGGTCTCGATGCGGAGCAACAACCGGCCGTGCGCGCGCCCGCTGAGCGGCTAAACAAGCCGGATCACGACGTCCCGCGGCTCGACACGCATGAGCTCGAGCTTCCCGGCCGGGTGCCCAGGCGACGTGTCCCGCTGGCCTTGGTGGCGGGCACACTCACGGTCGTGGGCGCGGGTGCGACTGCGATGTTGCTGTCGCACTCCAAAGGGGAGCCGTCGGCCACGGCGGCACCGGATACCCGTCGCGTCTTTAGGGCCGAGGTGCGCGCCGTCCCCGCGCACGCACGTATGGAGCTCGACGGACGCTCGATGGGCTACGGCAGCCTTGCCGCGCAGCTTGCCGTCGACGGCACCGAGCACACGCTGCGGGTGAGCGCAGACGGCTTCGAGCCCCAGGAGCTGAAGTTCCGTGACCAGCCTCCACCACGCAACATCACGCTATCGCGACGTTTGCCGCCGGGCGCGGGCCTCTCGGCGCCGTCGTTCGGGGCGGACGATCGTGCAAACAACCCGGCTGCGCGGCGAGCCCCGGAGGATTCGAGCGGCACGCAGCAGGAAAGCCAGACTGAGCGCGGCAAGCGTGGGTTGGCCCGATTGACCGAAAGCGGCAACGACGCGGGTGGCCGGCTACGCCGGCGCGCCACCCCGGCCCCGCCCGACGAAAGCCAGCAAGGCTCGGCGCGCGCTCGGACTCGCGACGAGCACAACCGCGAAGCGCGCGCTCGGGACCGCTACGCGGAAGCCGAGCCGCCAACAGAGCTCGAGCCCGCACCCCTGCCCGAGCCCGAGCCGCCCCCACAGGTGGAAACGAGTGCGAACCAGGCCCCCATCCTCGAGTAG
- a CDS encoding protein kinase, whose protein sequence is MKSVEEPRLIGGRWEIVRPLAEGGMGSVFVARHQVTQRHAALKVLDAARFDSDEALARFQREARFASDLGHDGVVDVFDAGHDKEHNCLFIAMELLDGRSLREHMDRPEHDPLSTLRHLYQALDALTMAHQKGYVHRDLKPENLFIAIEPDLTESIKVLDFGIARKTQLMGLTQTGTALGTPWYMSPDHALNARDTTAASDVWSLGVMIYEAFAGRVPFEGDTAHAVIVKACTENHVPLDQVASDLPEGLGELVDACLSKEPSGRPADAAALAERLDPIVGAGHGPRKTSLRPSAVQPDRRQPTIAARLSIVDGLHAIPRSFAFALSALGIVATWGGVAALGTVGMQGSRVTVGPSFVGLALAVLGAATMTAYGLWKLQGSRRRLSLIAPSPSVQAHVATSLRAPSAKPPPYRGPAGAPVSVVLFGDFACRECRRLRPRLDDLLKAHATHIKLEWHYCPQPGNFNSVLAAEFAREADVQFGNEAFWLAHDALFRTSGTLKRRKLDRIAEQLRLNRVQLERSLQRDTHKAAIRSGQELASSLGVHTTPGLFVNGVRVTGTPSLERLLCVVQEELVRIGIVRPKQSAVRSVARTPPAVPPSRVATRQILVAYHGARNAPPGMTRSQTQAEERAARILHRIKKSEEDFEVMVLRFSDEPKAAKDRGDLGYLTRDEMDAAVTSAAFALRIGDISEVVHSPAGFHILQRYG, encoded by the coding sequence ATGAAGAGCGTCGAAGAGCCGCGGCTGATCGGCGGACGGTGGGAGATCGTCCGACCTCTGGCAGAAGGGGGGATGGGCTCCGTCTTTGTGGCCCGCCATCAGGTGACCCAGCGCCACGCGGCGCTGAAGGTCCTCGACGCCGCCCGATTCGATTCCGACGAGGCGCTCGCGCGTTTTCAGCGCGAGGCTCGGTTTGCTTCCGATCTCGGCCACGACGGAGTCGTGGATGTGTTCGATGCCGGCCACGACAAGGAGCACAACTGCTTGTTCATCGCCATGGAGCTGCTCGACGGGCGCAGTCTGCGCGAGCACATGGATCGCCCGGAGCACGACCCGCTCTCGACGTTGCGCCACCTGTACCAGGCGCTCGACGCGCTCACCATGGCGCACCAGAAGGGCTACGTGCACCGTGACCTCAAGCCCGAGAACCTGTTCATCGCCATCGAGCCGGATCTGACCGAGAGCATCAAGGTGCTGGACTTCGGAATTGCTCGCAAGACCCAGCTGATGGGGTTGACACAAACGGGCACGGCCCTGGGGACGCCCTGGTACATGAGCCCAGACCACGCCTTGAACGCACGCGACACGACCGCTGCCTCCGATGTCTGGTCCCTGGGCGTGATGATCTACGAGGCGTTCGCCGGGCGCGTTCCGTTCGAGGGAGACACGGCGCATGCGGTGATCGTCAAGGCCTGCACGGAGAATCACGTGCCTCTGGACCAGGTGGCGAGCGATCTACCCGAGGGGCTCGGCGAGCTGGTTGATGCCTGTCTGAGCAAGGAGCCAAGCGGACGGCCGGCCGATGCGGCCGCCTTGGCGGAGCGGCTGGACCCCATCGTCGGAGCGGGTCACGGACCTCGCAAGACCTCGCTTCGACCGAGTGCCGTGCAACCTGATCGCCGGCAGCCTACCATCGCCGCCCGGCTCTCGATCGTAGACGGGCTTCATGCCATTCCACGTTCGTTCGCGTTCGCGCTCTCGGCTCTGGGCATAGTCGCCACCTGGGGTGGGGTGGCCGCGCTGGGCACCGTCGGCATGCAGGGTAGCAGGGTGACTGTGGGACCCTCGTTCGTCGGGCTTGCCCTGGCGGTCTTGGGAGCGGCGACCATGACAGCTTACGGCCTGTGGAAGCTGCAAGGAAGCCGCCGCCGGCTGTCCCTCATCGCCCCGAGCCCGAGCGTGCAGGCTCACGTTGCCACCAGTCTGCGTGCGCCCAGCGCCAAACCGCCGCCGTACCGAGGTCCAGCTGGTGCGCCCGTGAGCGTTGTGCTCTTTGGAGACTTCGCGTGCCGCGAGTGCCGGCGTTTGCGACCGCGTCTCGATGATCTGCTCAAAGCTCACGCGACCCACATCAAGCTCGAATGGCACTACTGCCCCCAACCAGGCAACTTCAATTCGGTGCTGGCGGCTGAGTTCGCCCGGGAGGCCGACGTGCAGTTTGGCAACGAGGCGTTTTGGTTGGCGCACGATGCGCTGTTTCGAACCAGCGGTACCCTGAAGCGACGCAAGCTCGATCGGATTGCGGAGCAGCTGCGACTCAATCGCGTTCAGCTCGAGCGCAGCTTGCAGCGGGACACGCACAAGGCGGCCATCCGGTCTGGCCAAGAGCTCGCGAGCTCGCTTGGCGTCCACACCACGCCGGGTCTGTTCGTCAACGGCGTCAGGGTAACGGGCACGCCGAGCCTCGAGCGGCTGCTCTGCGTTGTCCAGGAGGAGCTCGTTCGCATCGGGATCGTGAGGCCGAAGCAGTCAGCCGTCCGATCGGTGGCCCGCACACCTCCGGCCGTGCCGCCGAGTCGCGTGGCTACCCGCCAGATCTTGGTGGCTTACCATGGAGCTCGAAACGCGCCGCCCGGCATGACCCGGTCGCAGACTCAAGCCGAGGAGCGCGCCGCGCGGATCCTGCATCGCATCAAGAAGTCGGAAGAGGATTTCGAGGTGATGGTGCTTCGCTTCAGCGATGAGCCCAAAGCGGCCAAGGACCGCGGGGATCTCGGCTACCTAACACGCGACGAGATGGACGCGGCGGTCACCAGCGCTGCGTTCGCCTTGCGCATCGGCGACATCAGCGAGGTGGTTCACAGTCCCGCCGGCTTTCACATCCTGCAGCGCTACGGGTAG
- a CDS encoding metallophosphoesterase, which produces MPGVRVVAFVLAFSLLIAGLHGYVWARLARDTELSRPQRRWLAGVLTVLAASLPAALVGRWLLPQDAFAWLPTLAYVWLGYVFYLVLLLACADVARLLRRTHAKVLRGRDPAHADPEADPQRGRRVFVARATAVAASAGASLIGLSGANSAFDILAPEVTVRLQRFPRALDGFRIALLSDVHVGPTLRAAFLKGVVERTNRLRPDLIAITGDLVDGSVAQLGSIVEHLGALRSRYGVFFVTGNHEYYSGVEPWLAFLRRLGQRVLMNDRVSIGDGGASFDLAGIPDRQAHRYHRVAADAASAVEGRDPERELVLLAHQPIQVDQAQRVGAGLQLSGHTHGGQIFPFGAATRLVQPYLSGLHRHSATTQIYVSRGTGLWGPPMRVLAPAEITQIVLVDA; this is translated from the coding sequence ATGCCTGGTGTGCGCGTCGTCGCGTTCGTGCTTGCCTTCAGCCTCCTCATCGCGGGGCTTCACGGCTACGTGTGGGCGAGACTGGCACGCGACACCGAGCTTTCGCGCCCGCAACGTCGCTGGCTTGCGGGCGTGCTGACCGTGCTGGCAGCGAGCCTGCCCGCGGCCCTTGTAGGGCGCTGGCTGCTGCCGCAGGACGCGTTCGCATGGCTGCCCACGCTGGCCTACGTGTGGCTGGGGTATGTCTTTTACCTGGTATTGCTGCTGGCGTGCGCAGACGTGGCCCGGCTGTTGCGGCGCACCCACGCCAAGGTGCTGCGAGGGCGCGACCCCGCGCACGCCGACCCCGAGGCCGACCCTCAACGAGGACGCCGCGTGTTCGTGGCACGGGCCACGGCAGTCGCGGCCAGCGCGGGCGCGAGCTTGATAGGCTTGAGCGGTGCCAACTCGGCGTTCGACATCCTCGCACCGGAAGTGACCGTGCGCCTCCAGCGCTTCCCGCGCGCGCTCGACGGGTTTCGCATCGCCTTGCTGTCCGATGTACACGTGGGACCCACCCTGCGCGCAGCGTTCCTCAAGGGCGTCGTTGAACGTACCAATCGCCTGCGCCCCGATCTCATCGCCATTACCGGCGACCTCGTGGACGGGAGCGTCGCGCAGCTCGGCTCGATCGTGGAGCATCTCGGCGCGCTTCGTTCGCGCTACGGCGTGTTCTTCGTAACCGGCAACCACGAATACTACTCCGGCGTGGAGCCGTGGCTCGCCTTTCTGCGCCGTCTGGGTCAGCGGGTGCTCATGAACGACCGGGTGAGCATCGGAGACGGAGGCGCGAGCTTTGACTTGGCCGGAATCCCCGACAGGCAGGCGCATCGCTACCACCGCGTGGCAGCGGACGCCGCCAGCGCCGTAGAAGGCCGAGATCCCGAACGCGAGCTCGTACTGCTCGCGCACCAACCCATCCAGGTCGATCAGGCACAGCGGGTGGGAGCCGGCCTGCAGCTATCGGGACACACGCACGGGGGACAGATCTTTCCCTTTGGCGCCGCCACGCGCCTGGTGCAGCCCTACCTGTCGGGCCTGCACCGGCACAGCGCCACCACGCAGATCTACGTCAGTCGGGGAACCGGCCTGTGGGGACCGCCGATGCGCGTGCTTGCTCCGGCCGAGATCACACAGATCGTGCTGGTCGACGCCTAA
- a CDS encoding leucine dehydrogenase: protein MRGPVWLARAGFSACQESAMGAFERMAAHDYGELHLMRDAGSGLEAIVALHDVRLGPGLGGTRFLAYQGEQEAVVDALRLARGMTYKAALAGLSLGGGKAVIIKPAGEFDRNALLLAFGRFVDALGGRYITTEDSGIAVADVEVMRQATKHVVGLPRAAGGAGDPSPFTALGVRRGIEACVKLKLEREALEGIRVAVAGVGAVGYWLCDELQRLGAKLVVADVDSERAAAARQQFGAEVVSPSEIHRVRCDVYAPCALGAVLNDATIPELACSIVGGAANNQLAEARHGEALQERGILYAPDYAINAGGLINVAQELYGYDENKSRSRVMKIYDTIHDVVERSLGSGQLPHTIADAMVEARLAQA, encoded by the coding sequence GTGCGTGGGCCAGTGTGGCTGGCTCGCGCGGGCTTCAGCGCATGCCAGGAGTCGGCGATGGGTGCCTTCGAGCGTATGGCTGCACATGACTACGGGGAGCTGCACCTGATGCGGGATGCAGGGAGCGGCCTCGAGGCTATCGTGGCTCTTCACGACGTGCGACTCGGTCCCGGTCTCGGAGGCACACGTTTCCTTGCCTACCAAGGCGAGCAGGAGGCTGTGGTGGACGCCCTGCGCCTGGCCCGCGGCATGACCTACAAGGCGGCGCTCGCGGGCCTGTCGTTGGGCGGCGGCAAGGCCGTCATCATCAAGCCCGCCGGCGAGTTCGACCGCAACGCGCTTCTGCTCGCCTTCGGGCGCTTCGTGGACGCGTTGGGTGGCCGCTACATCACGACGGAGGACAGCGGCATCGCCGTGGCCGACGTCGAGGTCATGCGCCAGGCGACCAAGCACGTCGTGGGGTTGCCCCGCGCTGCTGGTGGTGCTGGGGACCCTTCACCCTTTACAGCGCTGGGGGTGCGGCGCGGGATCGAGGCCTGCGTCAAGCTCAAGCTCGAGCGCGAGGCGCTGGAAGGTATTCGTGTTGCGGTCGCCGGTGTTGGCGCTGTGGGCTACTGGCTTTGCGATGAGCTGCAGCGCCTGGGCGCGAAGCTGGTGGTGGCCGATGTGGACAGCGAGCGCGCCGCAGCTGCCCGGCAGCAGTTTGGGGCCGAGGTGGTCTCGCCGAGCGAGATCCACCGAGTGCGCTGCGACGTGTACGCCCCCTGCGCCTTGGGCGCCGTGTTGAACGACGCGACGATCCCGGAGCTCGCCTGCTCGATCGTAGGGGGCGCAGCCAACAACCAGCTGGCAGAGGCACGTCATGGCGAGGCCCTGCAGGAGCGCGGGATACTCTACGCGCCGGACTACGCCATCAACGCCGGTGGTCTCATCAACGTCGCGCAAGAACTCTACGGCTACGACGAGAACAAATCGCGTTCTCGGGTCATGAAGATCTACGATACGATTCACGATGTGGTCGAGCGTTCGCTAGGCTCGGGCCAGCTGCCGCACACGATCGCAGACGCCATGGTCGAAGCACGGCTCGCGCAGGCCTGA
- a CDS encoding response regulator, with the protein MAKGDEILIADANPRDRDGLKKLFETRGYVCTAVEDGSQARDLVVRKFFPAAVIDMDVDRPNGGVELARYVREVSEPTSIIITAGRRSFDGAVEALRLGAVDVVAKHRDAIPHLTASVQLAVERYRAADGDGALLTEVQQVLDEALKIMLDMGRRVYEGGSSASPAATTRPSILVIDHDQDFLRDLSQQFGDKPWEVSVELSGGSGLEKASTYPFQIIVARQELPDLPGPMLIKSVQMQQPRVLGLVYTSEGETGRIDRYEGGKVTKVERSFSGASHLLDKLGEVAGEFATLQQERKYIRSFRSHHGSFLKRYADLKARLDSLTQ; encoded by the coding sequence ATGGCAAAAGGCGACGAGATCTTGATTGCCGACGCCAATCCCAGGGACCGGGACGGCCTCAAGAAGCTCTTTGAAACGAGGGGCTATGTGTGCACGGCAGTCGAAGACGGCAGCCAGGCTAGAGATCTCGTGGTGCGCAAATTCTTCCCCGCCGCCGTAATCGACATGGACGTGGATCGACCCAACGGCGGCGTCGAGCTGGCCCGATACGTACGCGAGGTGTCGGAGCCGACCTCGATCATCATCACGGCAGGACGACGTTCGTTCGATGGAGCAGTCGAAGCCTTGCGATTGGGCGCGGTCGACGTCGTCGCAAAGCACCGCGATGCGATCCCGCACTTGACCGCGAGCGTTCAACTGGCTGTGGAACGCTACCGTGCCGCCGACGGCGACGGCGCCCTGCTGACGGAAGTACAGCAAGTGCTCGACGAGGCCCTCAAGATCATGCTGGATATGGGACGGCGCGTCTACGAAGGTGGCTCGAGCGCTTCGCCGGCCGCTACCACACGGCCTTCCATCTTGGTGATCGATCACGACCAGGATTTCTTGCGCGATCTGTCGCAGCAGTTCGGTGACAAACCCTGGGAGGTGTCGGTTGAGCTAAGTGGGGGCTCCGGTCTGGAGAAGGCGTCTACCTATCCTTTTCAGATCATCGTCGCACGCCAGGAGCTTCCCGACCTGCCCGGTCCGATGCTCATCAAGTCCGTACAGATGCAGCAACCCCGCGTGCTGGGGCTGGTCTACACGAGCGAAGGCGAAACCGGGCGCATCGATCGCTACGAGGGCGGCAAGGTGACCAAGGTCGAAAGGAGCTTCTCGGGTGCGTCGCACTTGCTCGACAAGCTCGGCGAAGTCGCCGGTGAGTTCGCCACGCTGCAGCAGGAACGCAAGTACATCCGCTCGTTTCGCAGCCACCACGGCAGCTTCCTCAAGCGCTACGCCGACCTCAAGGCACGTCTGGACTCACTAACCCAGTGA
- a CDS encoding PAS domain-containing protein, producing the protein MVRNNIESAVSRGVSEAPPALHSGLRPVAMRGVDGEHALLDQLRTAVDHSFDAVSMVDSQGRIEFANPAFEVATGFSPGALLGMGFQALVAGSSASDPYAELLENMLRGKAWAGQLTLRTSDERLVTLETRLVPLLGPGGTVSHGIQLQREPLQALGTPSSKCDAGAPRPTSIVAHDLNNCLSVILNYGFVLDRHLQRHHLLRPIAHEMQSAAQRAAELARQFLSFARREATETKTATRSAAGCESRRDCEPPR; encoded by the coding sequence ATGGTCAGAAACAACATCGAGTCAGCGGTGTCCAGGGGAGTCAGCGAGGCTCCGCCGGCGTTGCATTCGGGGCTCCGGCCGGTAGCCATGCGCGGTGTGGACGGCGAGCACGCCCTGCTCGACCAGTTGCGCACGGCAGTCGATCACAGCTTCGACGCAGTATCAATGGTGGACTCACAGGGACGTATCGAATTCGCGAATCCTGCTTTCGAAGTAGCAACCGGGTTCTCGCCCGGTGCCTTGCTCGGGATGGGTTTTCAAGCCCTCGTGGCGGGCTCGAGCGCCAGCGACCCCTACGCGGAGCTGCTCGAGAACATGCTGCGCGGCAAGGCATGGGCTGGTCAGCTCACCTTGCGGACAAGCGACGAGCGTCTGGTGACGCTCGAGACGCGGCTCGTGCCGCTGCTCGGGCCGGGCGGCACGGTGAGCCATGGGATTCAGCTGCAGCGCGAACCGCTTCAGGCGCTCGGCACGCCGAGCTCGAAATGCGATGCCGGTGCGCCCCGGCCGACGAGCATCGTGGCCCATGACCTGAACAATTGCTTGTCTGTGATCCTGAACTACGGGTTCGTCCTCGATCGCCACTTGCAGAGGCACCACCTGCTGCGACCCATCGCCCATGAGATGCAGTCGGCGGCTCAGCGCGCGGCCGAGCTGGCCCGTCAGTTTCTTTCGTTTGCTCGCCGCGAGGCAACCGAGACGAAAACCGCTACCCGTAGCGCTGCAGGATGTGAAAGCCGGCGGGACTGTGAACCACCTCGCTGA